CCGGTAAGGCTTCAAAATACAAATTCTCTCCAATTTTCCGAAGCCGTCAACCCATCTTATCCGACCAGTTCCTGCGGGGCGGTCATTGTAATAAACCAAAATGTGTTCAGAATCCACATTAAGTTTGTCGAATTCATCAAATTCATCTTCCAATGGTACGCCTTGTTCTTCAACGAATACTTCTTTTCTGATCGTAAAGGCTAGATTTAAGTCGTTTTCTAGTTTTATTCTTTTTGTATCCAATGTAATCAGTCCTTCTATAGTTATTTTACTGGGATAGGCCAAAAAAGGATTACCATGCAGGAAGTTCTAGTTTTGTGAGCAAAACAAAAATGTGTCATCTAGAAAATTCTAGATGACACTCTTATTTTAGTGATTATTCTTATCGAAATCAATAAACCGATTGAAATTGTTAGACCAGTATAGAACAAAATGAGGTAGAGGAATTTGTGCAGAAACAAATAAAATCCTTGGTGAAAAATACATTCAAGTAAAATAGTTATAAAGATAACAACAAAATCGGCTTCCTTATTGGTTAGTCGATTTTATATATAATGAAGAAAGGGGTTTATTTTGTAAAAAAAACTTAGTGCGAATAATCATAATATGAACGCTGGCATTGATTGAAAGTAGTCGTAAAGAAAGGTATTTCGAAAATTAATAGAAATATGCACAGTTACCTTGGATTCAAGGTATTAATCTTGACTCTTCGTCACTTGCGTGGTAAAGTGATAGTAAGATCAATAATGAAGAGGAGGGGCAGAATGCATAATAACACGATTGGCTCATTAATTTGGTTACGCTTAATGCGATTTACAAACCAAAGTAACCAACTATCAAATGAATTTTTAAAACGTTTTGATTTAACAACCGCACAATTTGATGTACTAGTGCAAATTCAACTATACCAACCGCTAACACAGAGCGAATTAGCTGAAAAAGTAACGGTAACCCAAGGTGGTATTTCCCGCATGCTCGCACGGCTTGAAAAAGAAGGTTGTATTGTACGTAAGCAAGATTGGAAAACTAAAATGATTAGTCTCACCGAGAAGGCTGAAGCGGTTTTAGAAGAGGCGATGCCTGCGCAACTAGCGTTTCAAACATCATTTTTCGAAGATGTATTAACGAAAGAAGAAGAGAAGACACTATATAAGCTCATAACACGTGTTCATAAGTATAGTGAAAAAAGAGAATTACCGCATGAGTAATTTTTTTTACAAAGTCACTTGACTAGTCAAATTAAAGAGTAGGAGGAACTACAATGTATAAAATTCCAGGACATCACCATATTTCAATGCTTACGAAGGACGCAAAAGTCAATAATCATTTTTATGAAAAGTTATTAGGTTTACGTCGTGTAAAAAAGACAGTTAATCAGGATGATCCATCTATGTATCATTTATTTTACGGAGATTTAACAGGAAGTGCGGGTACCGAGCTCTCATTTTTTGAAATGCCAATGGCCGGAAGAACAGTTCGGGGAACGAATGCCATTACAAAAATTGGCTTACTCGTGCCGTCGCTTGAAAGTTTAACCTACTGGAAAAACCGTTTCGAACAGTTTGGCGTGAAACATAATGAAATTACAACGTATGCGGGTCGAGATGCAATCCCGTTTGAAGACTCAGAAGGATTACGTCTTTTTTTATTAAATAATAATGGGGAGGAAACACCAGACTTTTGGGAAGCATGGGAAGATTCTACGGTAGATTCAGCACATCGCATTTTAGGGATGGGGACTACGGAACTCACGGTGCGTTATTTAGAAAGAACAGCTAAAACATTAAAAGAACTATTTGGTTATGTAGAAGTATCCCGTTCGGAAAAGGAAGCTATTTTTCAGTCGGTTGAAGGGCAAGCATTTGGTGAAATATTAGTGCAACAGCAAGAGGGACCAAGTGAAAAGCCGGGTCGAGGAAGTATTCACCACTTAGCAATTCGTGTGAAAAATGAAGAAGAACTTCGTTACTGGGATAATATCGTAAAAGAAAATGGATTTACTTCATCGGGTGTCGTCGATCGTTATTACTTCCAAAGTTTATATTTCCGTGATTCAAACGCAATATTATTTGAAATTGCGACAGACGGACCTGGGTTTACAAGAGATTCGTCGGTTGAGGATTTAGGAAAAGCATTGGATTTACCCGCATTCTTGGAAGATAGACGTGCAGAAATTGAAGCGAAACTAGAACCAATTGACTGAGGAAAGTGCAGGGCCTGGTTTGTTGGACGTAATTCGAGCGTTCGGAGCCCGCAGTATAGTCTTAACTAAAGGAGATCATGAAGATGGAAAAATATCGTATTGATAAAAATAAAGGACTTGAATTTGGATTATATTCGCTTGGGGACCATATGCGCAATCCACATAGCGGTGAAATGATAAGCGCCGAGCAACGTATTCAGGAACTCATTGAAGCGAGTAAGTTGGCTGATGAAGCGGGACTGGATGTTTTCGGGGTCGGGGAAAGTCATCAAACGCACTTTGTGACACAAGCGCATACGGTTGTTTTAGGTGCGATTGCACAAGCAACAAAAAACATTAAAATTGCCAGTTCGGCAACTGTGTTAAGTGTATCTGATCCAGTTCGACTCTATGAAGATTTTGCGACAATTGATTTAATTTCGGGAGGTCGAGCTGAAATTATTGCAGGTCGCGGCTCCCGTGTAGGGGCATATAGTTTGCTTGGCTATGATGTCCGTGATTATGAGGAGTTATTTGAAGAAAAACTGGATCTTCTATTGAAGTTAAATGACGAAGAAAAAGTGACGTGGGAAGGTCAATATCGCGCGCCTTTGGAAAATGCGATGATTTTGCCGCAGCCGCAAAATGGCCACTTACCAATATGGCGTGCGGTAGGCGGACCACCCGCCAGTGCGATCAAAGCGGGATATGCAGGTGTACCGATGACGCTGACAACACTTGGTGGACCAGCTGTTAACTTTAAAGTTGCAGTTGATGCGTATCGTGAGGCAGCACAGCGTAGCGGTTTCGATTCAGCATCTTTACCAATTGCGACAACGAGCTTGTTTTATACAGCTGAAAATTCGCAAGACGCGCTTAGCGAATATTATCCACATGTGCATACTGGCATGCTTGCTTTACGAGGTGGCGGCTATCCAAAACAACAGTTTGCCCAAGCAACTGACCATCGGGATGCATTAATGATTGGGAGTCCGCAGCAAATTATTGAAAAAATGCTCTATCAGTATGAACTTTTCGGTCAACAAAGATTCCTAGCGCAAATTGACTTTGGCGGTGTTCCTTTTGATAAAATCATGAAAAATATTGAGTTAATTGCCACTGAAATATTACCAACAGTGAAGAAATTTACCGCTGGAAAATAGGGAGAGATTAAAAATGAAAATCGCATTGCTTGCTGGCTCCAATGTTGGGTCAAAAACAAGAACTGCAATGGATTATACACTTAAAATAGTGAATGAAAAGTATCCAGATGCAGAAATTATATTACTAGATCTTGCAGAATATGAACTAGTCTTTAGTGACGGGCGTAATTACTGGGAATATGAAGGTGACACAAAATATGTGACAGAAATCATTATGGCGGCAGATGCCATCATCATTGGAACACCAACGTTCCAAGCTTCTATCCCGGCTACTTTAAAAAACATCTTTGATTTATTGCCAGTTAATGCTTTTCGCGATAAAGTAGTGAGCGCGCTTGTCACAGCCGGAACAGCAAAGCATTATTTGATGGTAGAACAGCAGTTAAAACCTATCTTGGCTTATATGAAGGCCAAAATTGTTCAGACTTATGTGTTTATCGAAGAAAAGGATTTTCATCGAAAAGAAATAATAAATGATGATGTATTATTCCGTCTCGAGCGTTTGGTCGAAGATACAGTCGTCCTAACGGAAACATATGCGGGCATCCGTGAGGTTAAAGAAGCGGCATATGGATTTTAATAGATAAGACTACACCGCCATAAAAATGTTGTGATGTTAAATCAAGTAGTTGCGTGGTCACAAGTTTTATATGTAGTGGATAATAATGTGTCACTGAATCACAAAAAAAGTGTCATCTGGATTGTTCCAGATGACACTTTTAACTGTGTAAAGAAATTTTAAATTTCCGCGCCTGAAAATGGCTTGAAATCGTTAAACCAATACCAGTGATAATTCTTTTGCCACAGCTTCCACTTTTGACAGTCCTTCTTCAATAATTGCCTCAGCCTGATCCGGTGCTGCCGCATGACCTTCAATGATAACTTCATGCATAATCTCCATACCAAATACGCCGCCAACAACGTTTTTAATATAGTTTGCAGCCATTTCCATCGGAGCCGCTTCTGGTGAGGAATAAATTCCGCCGCGTGCGTTTAGTATAACTGCTTTTTTGTCGGTCATTAACTGGACCGCTTGTCCATTTTCATCATATTTGAATGTGAAGCCGGCTTGGTATACATAATCGATGAATGTTTGCAATTTAGCTGGAATTGTTAAGTTCCATAATGGAAATGCGAATACAACAACGTCAGCTGCTGTCAATGCATCCATTGCTTTTTGTTTTGCGGCTAGAATACGTTGTTCGATGTCTGTCATTTCTTCGCCTGATTCCAATTTACCGAAAGCATCGAATAGTTCTTGACCAAGATACGGCATATCTTCTGCAAAGACATCGAAAGTTGTTACGTTGTCGCCTTCTATAGTATTGATGAAAGTTTCATACATTTTACTTGATACAGCTTCTGTAGCTGGACGGTTATTTGCTTTTACGACTAATATGTTCATTGTTAAATCCCCTTTTGTCTTCTAAGATAAATTTATCTTGAATTCATACTATATATTTTTTGAAATAAAACATCAAACAATTAATCTCGAGTTATTTTCATGGGAAAATGGTTTTCTAATTCATCCGAATATTTGCTAATTGAGAACCTGGTAAGTACAAACGAGAATTAAAGAATGGAATGAGAAGCATTTTTCTTTATTTTTTAGAGGGGAAAGATAGAATAAAGATAAGGTTTTAGGAGCCCTGTCGACTGTAACGGCGGTAAGTTGGAGTGTTATGGTTGACAAACAACGAAGCTTATATGATAATTAGTACTTAATTAGAATTATTATCGTTTGGCGGTAGTAATTTAATTATTATTACGGTTTAGGTTTAGATTATCTAGCCTAAACTAACTGTAATAAAATATCTTTAGGAGGAATTTATTTATGTCACAAATCGGTAAAACAGTAGAAGCGTTCAAAGCTTCAGCTTACAATGCAGGTAACGGAGAGTTTATCGACGTTACTGATGAAAACATGAAAGGTCAGTGGAGCATAGTTTGCTTCTATCCAGCAGACTTTACATTCGTTTGCCCAACTGAACTTGAAGATCTTCAAAACCAATACGCAACATTAAAAGACTTAGGCGTAGAAGTGTATTCTGTTTCAACAGACACGCACTTTACACATAAAGCATGGCACGACCACTCAGACGCGATCAGCAGCATTCGTTATATTATGATCGGTGACCCTTCACAAAGAATTTCACGCAACTTCGATGTGTTGGATGAAGAAACAGGTCTTGCACAGCGCGGTACTTTCATTATTGACCCTGATGGTGTTATCCAAGCAGCGGAAATCAATGCAGACGGCATCGGACGCGACGCAAGCACGCTTGTAGGTAAAGTTAAAGCGGCTCAATATGTTCGTAACAATCCAGGCGAAGTTTGCCCAGCGAAATGGGAAGAAGGCGCAGAAACACTGAAGCCAAGCCTAGATTTAGTAGGAAAAATTTAATTTGAAATAGCGGGGATGACCCCGCTATTTTTTAAAGCCTTCGGCGGATGCCTCAGATTTTGAATTGGGCACAACCAATTCAAAATCTGGCGCAGTCTCGCCGAAATATATTTAATGAAGAATATGTTAAGGAGTATGATAATTTTGTTAGAACCAGATATAAAAGCACAATTAGCCCAATATCTTGAAATGATGGAAAATGATGTGCTGCTAAAAGTTAGCACGGGATCTGATAATGTTTCGAATGTCATGAATGGATTAATGGATGAATTATCCAGCATGTCACCTCGCATTAAAGTAGAAAAAACTGAATTAGAAAGAACACCAAGTTTTAGTATAAACCGTATCGGGGAAGATACTGGCGTCGCTTTTGCTGGTATTCCGCTCGGACATGAATTTACATCATTAGTACTTGCATTATTACAAGTAAGTGGTCGCGCTCCGAAAGTCGATCAAAAGCTGATCGACCAAGTGAAAAACCTTGAAGGTGAATACCATTTTGAATCATATATCAGCTTAAGCTGTCAAAACTGTCCTGAAGTTGTTCAGGCACTCAATGTGATGAGCGTTCTTAACCCGAACATCTCGCACACGATGATTGATGGGGCGGCATTTAAAGAAGAAGTCGAAAGCAAAAACATCATGGCAGTTCCTACAGTATTTCTAAATGGCGAGGAATTCGGCGGCGGTCGCATGACGTTGGAAGAAATCTTAGCCAAAATGGGAAGTGCGCCAGATGCTTCTGAATTTGAAAATAAAGATCCGTTCGACGTACTCGTTGTCGGCGGCGGTCCTGCAGGTGCAAGTGCGGCTATTTATGCAGCGCGTAAAGGCATCCGAACGGGGATTGTAGCCGATCGTTTCGGCGGACAGATTTTAGATACAGCGACGATTGAGAACTTTATCAGTGTGAATCGTACAGAAGGTCCTAGACTTGCAGCAAACCTTGAAGAACACGTGAAAGATTACGACGTCGATGTGATGAACTTGCAACGTGCGAAACGTTTGGAAAAGAAAGATCTCATCGAAATCGAATTGGAAAACGGTGCTGTTCTAAAGAGTAAATCCGTTATTCTTTCAACAGGTGCTCGCTGGAGAGATATTGGCGTGCCTGGCGAAGCGGAATTTAGAAATAAAGGTGTAGCCTACTGTCCGCACTGTGATGGTCCGTTGTTTGAAGGCAAAGATATTGCTGTCGTTGGCGGCGGTAACTCTGGTATCGAAGCAGCGATCGACCTTGCGGGGATTGTAAAGCATGTGACAGTGCTTGAGTTTGCATCAGAGCTGAAAGCCGATTCTGTCCTACAAGATCGTCTTAACAGCCTTCCGAACGTTACTGTTCTGAAAAATGTTCAAACGAAAGAAATTACTGGTACTGATAGCGTTAACGGCGTTACGTATATTGACCGTGAAACAAATGAAGAACACCATATCGAATTAGAAGGTATTTTTATTCAAATTGGTCTTGTACCAAATACAGATTGGTTAGGCGACTCAGTTGAACGCAATAAATTCGGCGAAATCGTTGTCGATAAGCGTGGCGAAACAAATGTCCCTGGCGTATTTGCTGCAGGAGATTGCTCCGATAGTGCGCATAAACAAATCATTATTTCAATGGGAACAGGCGCAACTGCTGCTTTGAGCGCGTTTGATTATCTTGTTCGTAACTAATGAACAAGCTAGTATAGTCAAACTAATATTGTTAAAGTAAAA
This genomic window from Sporosarcina sp. Marseille-Q4063 contains:
- the ahpF gene encoding alkyl hydroperoxide reductase subunit F; the protein is MLLEPDIKAQLAQYLEMMENDVLLKVSTGSDNVSNVMNGLMDELSSMSPRIKVEKTELERTPSFSINRIGEDTGVAFAGIPLGHEFTSLVLALLQVSGRAPKVDQKLIDQVKNLEGEYHFESYISLSCQNCPEVVQALNVMSVLNPNISHTMIDGAAFKEEVESKNIMAVPTVFLNGEEFGGGRMTLEEILAKMGSAPDASEFENKDPFDVLVVGGGPAGASAAIYAARKGIRTGIVADRFGGQILDTATIENFISVNRTEGPRLAANLEEHVKDYDVDVMNLQRAKRLEKKDLIEIELENGAVLKSKSVILSTGARWRDIGVPGEAEFRNKGVAYCPHCDGPLFEGKDIAVVGGGNSGIEAAIDLAGIVKHVTVLEFASELKADSVLQDRLNSLPNVTVLKNVQTKEITGTDSVNGVTYIDRETNEEHHIELEGIFIQIGLVPNTDWLGDSVERNKFGEIVVDKRGETNVPGVFAAGDCSDSAHKQIIISMGTGATAALSAFDYLVRN
- the ahpC gene encoding alkyl hydroperoxide reductase subunit C, coding for MSQIGKTVEAFKASAYNAGNGEFIDVTDENMKGQWSIVCFYPADFTFVCPTELEDLQNQYATLKDLGVEVYSVSTDTHFTHKAWHDHSDAISSIRYIMIGDPSQRISRNFDVLDEETGLAQRGTFIIDPDGVIQAAEINADGIGRDASTLVGKVKAAQYVRNNPGEVCPAKWEEGAETLKPSLDLVGKI
- a CDS encoding LLM class flavin-dependent oxidoreductase — encoded protein: MEKYRIDKNKGLEFGLYSLGDHMRNPHSGEMISAEQRIQELIEASKLADEAGLDVFGVGESHQTHFVTQAHTVVLGAIAQATKNIKIASSATVLSVSDPVRLYEDFATIDLISGGRAEIIAGRGSRVGAYSLLGYDVRDYEELFEEKLDLLLKLNDEEKVTWEGQYRAPLENAMILPQPQNGHLPIWRAVGGPPASAIKAGYAGVPMTLTTLGGPAVNFKVAVDAYREAAQRSGFDSASLPIATTSLFYTAENSQDALSEYYPHVHTGMLALRGGGYPKQQFAQATDHRDALMIGSPQQIIEKMLYQYELFGQQRFLAQIDFGGVPFDKIMKNIELIATEILPTVKKFTAGK
- a CDS encoding MarR family winged helix-turn-helix transcriptional regulator, which produces MHNNTIGSLIWLRLMRFTNQSNQLSNEFLKRFDLTTAQFDVLVQIQLYQPLTQSELAEKVTVTQGGISRMLARLEKEGCIVRKQDWKTKMISLTEKAEAVLEEAMPAQLAFQTSFFEDVLTKEEEKTLYKLITRVHKYSEKRELPHE
- a CDS encoding NADPH-dependent FMN reductase; its protein translation is MKIALLAGSNVGSKTRTAMDYTLKIVNEKYPDAEIILLDLAEYELVFSDGRNYWEYEGDTKYVTEIIMAADAIIIGTPTFQASIPATLKNIFDLLPVNAFRDKVVSALVTAGTAKHYLMVEQQLKPILAYMKAKIVQTYVFIEEKDFHRKEIINDDVLFRLERLVEDTVVLTETYAGIREVKEAAYGF
- a CDS encoding GNAT family N-acetyltransferase — its product is MDTKRIKLENDLNLAFTIRKEVFVEEQGVPLEDEFDEFDKLNVDSEHILVYYNDRPAGTGRIRWVDGFGKLERICILKPYRKFGLGKIIINALEGIAKEKDVSRVKLHAQTHAEGFYEKLGYQTSSSMFMEDGIPHISMMKNL
- a CDS encoding FMN-dependent NADH-azoreductase produces the protein MNILVVKANNRPATEAVSSKMYETFINTIEGDNVTTFDVFAEDMPYLGQELFDAFGKLESGEEMTDIEQRILAAKQKAMDALTAADVVVFAFPLWNLTIPAKLQTFIDYVYQAGFTFKYDENGQAVQLMTDKKAVILNARGGIYSSPEAAPMEMAANYIKNVVGGVFGMEIMHEVIIEGHAAAPDQAEAIIEEGLSKVEAVAKELSLVLV
- a CDS encoding ring-cleaving dioxygenase, yielding MYKIPGHHHISMLTKDAKVNNHFYEKLLGLRRVKKTVNQDDPSMYHLFYGDLTGSAGTELSFFEMPMAGRTVRGTNAITKIGLLVPSLESLTYWKNRFEQFGVKHNEITTYAGRDAIPFEDSEGLRLFLLNNNGEETPDFWEAWEDSTVDSAHRILGMGTTELTVRYLERTAKTLKELFGYVEVSRSEKEAIFQSVEGQAFGEILVQQQEGPSEKPGRGSIHHLAIRVKNEEELRYWDNIVKENGFTSSGVVDRYYFQSLYFRDSNAILFEIATDGPGFTRDSSVEDLGKALDLPAFLEDRRAEIEAKLEPID